The nucleotide sequence TGTGATGACAATGGCTCTATTTGCCGTAAATGCGAAACAAACTCTTCAAGAGGACCTGCGAAAGATGTATGGCGATATGGATCTGGCCCTTGTCTATAGCGATGACAATCCGGTGGAAGATGAACAGGAATTGTTGCAAATGGTATCGAAACACCCTTCAACAGTTGCTGTTTCACAAGCATTGGTTACTCAAACGTATATAGCGCCGTTAGGTGGAGAAGTTTACACACTGGGAATCGAAAACGATTCAATTGCAAAAAGCAGGTATAAAACAAGCGTAGATTTAACGGAAGACACAGTCGTCATCACAGAAAATCTGGCAGCGTCTCTCAAGCTTTCAATGGGCGATCAAATCGAAATTGAACAAGATTCATTTGAAATTGCTGAAATTTTGAAGAACGCTCAAGGAACTGGGATTGCTCCTGATATGGTGATTTTCGCATTGGAGAGAGCAAAGCTGTTTCACAACGAGGAACTGTCCTATCTAAAGAATGAAACAACCGCTTTAATGGTGAAAACCGCAGAAGAAACCGACTTGATTGCAATGGCTAATGAATTCAAAAAGATTCAGCCGGACTTGCGAGTGGACATTATTGAAGAGGATGAAGCAGCAAAAAATAACTTGAATTCCCTGACATTATTTATTGTCATTCTTTCACTACTCATTTTGATTGTCACGGCCATCATGGTCATTTCCAATTTTGACTTGTTCATCTATAAGAATAAAAATCAGTTTGCGATTATGCGGGCGCTTGGAGCGAAGACAGCGCAACTAGCGAAAATCACCCGAATCCAAAGCACGATGATTACAGTTGCAGGCGCTTTGCTCGGGCTGGCGCTTGCTTATGCAGCGGAACAATTCCTGCAGCCAAGTGTTGGGCGATGGTTTTCCATAACCTTAACTCAGGTGTCATTTGCATGGGAAGTAGCAATCCCTGTTCTTGTCGCATCGAGCCTAGTGATTCAATTGTTTCTGTATATCCCGGTTCTCAAATCATCAAAGATCTTGCCGTTGACGATTCTGCAGGAAAATGAAGAGCTTGATTTTAAACACCATGGTCTGCGTCGAGTGTTCATCAAGATTTTATGGATTTCATCCCTAGTGTCACTGGCGTTTGGCGCTATTCTCGCCATGGATGAAAACGCGAGCGCGATGTTGATTTTATTGAGTGGATTTTTACTATTAACCGGTCTTTTTCTGGCGTTGCCCATGTGGCTTACGAGCCTGCTAAATGTGCTGATACCAGTGTGTGAAAAATTCTTATCCAGTAATGTTCTAATCGCGTTTCAAATTATAAAACCACAAGTCAAAAAGAATAGCTTTGTGATTCTTTCGATTAGCGTTGTTATGATTATCGCCGTTTTCGGTTCGGTCATGCTGAGTACGATTAAGCAGAATAATACAAACTATATCAATGAACAGTTTCCCACTTCTGTGGTCATTACAAGTCGGATTCACCAATCGGAAATCGATCCGGTAAAATTAAGTGAAGAAGTACGTAATCAAGTCCAGGGCTCGCAAGTCGCTTCTGTCAGCACCTTTGGTGGGGGAGAGTTGTTCGTTGAAGATGGGACGATGTCTTTTGACTATACGCTGGGCGACCTACAAGCATTGGAGAGTATGAAGATTGTACCGGAATTAGCAGAGAAGAATTTAGCAGAGGCGGCGATTGTATCTCCTGTATTTGCTGAAAAGCACAAGTTAAAAGTCGGCGATACCTTAGAAACTGGCATCTACTCGGATGAAAAGCAACAGGCTGAATATGTGGCGACTATGGTGGTAAGTGCTGTTTCTGACGCAGTTGGCAATGGAGAAGTGCTTTTTGATTGGCAGGCGAAAGCGTTAAATACTCCTGCTACTAACTTTAATAAAGCGTATGTAAATGCAGTTGACGAATCAGTGGCCAAGAGTTCTCTTGAAACCTGTATCCTGAACTCATAGTCAATACGCATACTGCTTCAATGGAAGAAGCTTCAGACATGTTCGTGCAGCGATGGGCCATCTTCATTTTGGTACTGATCATACTGGTTGTTTCCGTCATGGCAGGTGTCTTGAATACCCTTTTGAACAATATACTGGCTAAACGAAAAGAGTTTGCGGTACTCCGGACAATCGGAGTAAGACCAATGGGAATTCTGAAAATTATTGTCACGCAAATCTCTTTCTATCTTTTGATTGGGCTTGTTTTCGGGGCGTTTTGCGGATTGGTGTTCTCTCTTATTGTTTCATTGATTGATTATGGCAGGGTAGCCATCGACTTTCCTTTGATGTGGGGAGTAGCAGCGAGTATGTGGTTTATTAGCTTGTTTATCTTTATACCCGTAGGATGGGTGATGGAGAATAAGAAAATAAGCATGGAAATTCTAAGTGACAATAAGTAAAGAAAACTTCAAATGCCGATAAATTAGTTAACATATGACGGCTTATCAGAAGTCATTTAAATATCAAGGGAGGAAAGATGTGCTGGAATCAGCCTCTTTTCTCTCTTTTTGTCTGTATACGTGTACATTTAGGAACGCTTTAATTAGAGGTCTGCTTCTTAAGGAAAAGATTCCAGTATTAAACCATCACTTCGTAGCGTCTCTGAAAAACTGCGTTTATTAGTCTGTTGGTCAATTAGGATATTGACTTCAATTAAGGTTATTCCATTGATAAAAGTTTATAGTAGGAATAAAGGTGGTCTCATGAAAAAAATAAGCATGTTCCTATTCGTTTTAGTTCTCGCTGCTTGCCATAACGAAGCGTCAGTGACGACTTTGACAGACCCATCGCCCGATCAAGAACTGCATTCCAGTGAAGCGGGATTATCGCTGTCTCTTGCAGAAGATACATATGATAAATCTCCTTCAGTAATCGAAACGACGATAAAAAATGAAAGCCAGCAAAATTACGGATTTGGAGAATATTATCACATTGAAGTGAACAAAAATGGCAAGTGGTATATCGTGACACATTCCGATGCTGTCTTTTTGAAAAATAAACAATTCAACGATTCTGGGCAACTGTTACTAGCGGGGAGTGAAATGCAGCTGACATTTTTCCTTAATCAACTTGGTGTAACACTTGTTCCGGGCGAATATCGTCTCGTAAAGACATTTTTATCACAAAATGAACCTTTCTTTGAAATAGCTGTAGCGTTTCCATTCACACTGGAATGAATAGCTTAAGAGGAATCCGTTGTTACACCAGATGAATAGTGCTCATCAAAAAAAAGCTATTCTTCTCTATCAATTATCATTTAAATAAAAGACGTCTATTCAACAACTTATCACAGGTGATGGATAGACGTCTTGTTATTCGATTAGGAAGAATTATTTATTGAGAGCCATTAGAATTTTCTCAATATAAAAAAGGTCCTACACCTGAGTTTCCGGCTCTTGTAATGTCACGCGGTCTTTTTAACGTTTTTTCGGATTGCCGGTAAAAAGTCGTATCGACTGCTTTTTTCAACCCCCACAGCACCCATAATCCCAAAGCGATCTGCAACGCAACCAGTAAAATATAGAGGGGGTTGGAGAAGCTTTCTTCGCTGGCGAAGAAAAGAAATAACAGAATCAATTGAATGGAAAACGTTTTAACCGCCCGTAAAATTACTGAAAGGAATAGGACCAGTATCCCAATAATGAAAATAAAACTATGTTCCTGTAAAAGTGAGGTAAAAGCAAAATCAACTGACAATGGTGAAGTTACTAGCAGAGCATTCATTTATCCTCATTTCTTTTTTCCGAGGATTTATCCCGCAAGGCAGAAAGTAATTGCGCTTCTTGTTTTTCTTTCAGCTTTAAATGCGCTTCTATATAGCGAGGATTGATCGAACCACTGCCCAATCCTTCATTGATCATCCGGTCTATTGCATTAAATCGATCAAGAACTGTTTGTTTCTGGATTTTCATTATATTCCCTCCTCGATTTGTTGTTCGTTCTTGCTTCCTAGGTCCATTCTAACATAAAAGTCTTAAAATTCTGAAAAATATGATAAAATAAAGCTAAGAGGAAATAATAGGTGTTCAAGAAGGGGCGGATTTATTGTGGGCGAAGCAGCGAAAACGGTCATATTTGAAATTGAACGCAGAAACACTCCCGAGGGAGTGCCGTATTGGGAAAAATTTGAACTGCCGTATCGCATGAATATGAATGTGATTTCTGCTTTGATGGAAATTCGGCGCAATCCAGTCAATATGGAAGGGCAAAAAACCACCCCGGTTGCATGGGACATGAATTGCCTGGAGGAAGTGTGCGGGGCCTGCTCAATGGTCATCAATGGCTACGCCCGTCAATCGTGCACAGCATTAGTAGATCAGCTGGAACAACCCATCCGGCTGCAGCCGATGAAAAAATTTCCCGTTATCCGTGACTTGATTATAGACCTCAGCTCCATGTTTGATACATTGAAAAGGCTAAAAGCATGGATTCCGATTGATGGAACCCATGATCTTGGCGAAGGTCCGCGTATGCCGGAACGCAAACGCCAATGGGCATATGAATTGTCCAAATGTATGACGTGTGGAGTCTGCCTGGAGGCTTGTCCGAACGTCAATGACAAGAGCGATTATATTGGGGCAGCCCCGATTTCACAAGTGCGATTGATGAATGCGCATCCAACCGGCGCCATGAATAAAGATGAACGCTTGAATTTACTGATGGGACCGGGTGGGATCCAAGAATGCGGTATGGCACAAAACTGCGTGGAAGTCTGTCCGAAAGGAATTCCTTTGACCACTTCCATTTCATCCATGAACCGCGACACGACAGTTCAAATGTTCCGTAACTTTTTTGGAAGTGACAACATGGTGGAGTAAGGAAAAGATAGAAGAAGGAAGACAATATAAAAAATGAAGAAGAATGAGGCATAAACCATGACGATAAAAAAACTGCAGGACCTTCAAATCTATGATGATAACAAGATGACAAGTAATATGGTTTTCAATGAAGAAAAAAGTAAAATCATCGCGTTTAATTTTCTTCCCGGACAGGCGATGTCTAAGCATGGGCATGCCCATAAAAATGCTTATGTGTTTGTGATTGAAGGGCAAGGGCAATGCCATCTGGATGACATCGATTACGCTATCGAACCGGGGGATATCATACACTGTGATCCCCACCAAAAAATCAGTGTAGAAAATACAGGAGCTTCAGCGATGACGGTGTATGTCGTGCAGGCAGAAGAATAGACCAGCTGTTTTGTAATAGAAATTTCTACAAATTATAGGAGGAATTCATATGAGTAAAGAATCATGGTTGCCGACATTAAAGACTGATACACCCGAGGAAGGATACGACTTAGCAGTTAAGTTAGCACGTAAAGCTGTAGGGATGACTCAACCAGATGAAAATGTGCGTAAAGAATTGCGTCCAGTATATGCAAATAACGCAGATAGTTTAACTTTTGCTTCTCAAGTCGTGGCTATTAATTTTCAAACAGTAGCTGCAGCTAACAATTACTGGAATGAATAGTAACCATTAAGTAACTCGACAAATAATCAGTCTAAAAGTTAAAGTAGATTAAGCCCACCCCAAAACCTTCGACTAAAATCTAAGGTTTTGGGGATTTTGTTTCTATTATACAAGCTGGAAACGTATCAAATGTATATGCTAACGTAAAAATGAGCCACAACTCAATTGAGACTTGAACTATTTATTCATTATCACTTTTTATAAAATAGTATGTAAGTTGATGGTTTTCCGGAGACTTGTTATGGAGCCGAAGAGTCGAATTTTATGAAAAATTTCTTTTTTTAAATGCCTCACTTTTCAGTTAACATATGAGGGCTTATCGGCAGTTCAATTTGTCTAATAGCTATATAAAATAAGAGGGCAACCGGCGTAAACTTAGCCGGCAGCCCTCTTGCTCATTTCTTCGATTTCTTCTTTTTGATCGCCACCAAAAAAGGAGGCGAGTGGCGCTGGTTGATAAATTCGTACTTCAATACGTCATATGAAACCTGCGGCAGATTTTGGACGAATGCCATGACAGCGTCGCGTTCTTCGCTGCCGCCGTCGTGGCCGCTGTAGATGACAACGAGCAGCAGCCCTTGTTCTTTTAACAGGCTCAAGCATTGCTCCATGGCCGCAAGGGTACTTTGGGCTTTTGTGATGATGTTGTGGTCGCCTTTTGGCAAATAGCCAAGATTGAAGACAGCGGCAGAAATGGGTTCGCTTACGTAGTCGGCGATTTTGGCGTGGCTGTCGTGGACCAGTTCCACATGCGTGAACGCTTCCACGCGTTTTCGGGTTGCGTCAATGGCTTCCTGCTGGATATCAAAAGCAAATACTTTGCCGTTGCCACCCGTAAGACCGGCGAGAAAATGCGTGTCGTGGCCGTTTCCGGCAGTCGCATCAATAACCGTGTCGCCTAGCTGGACCGTTTGTTCCAATAAACTTTTCGTAAAAGGCAATACGCGCTGCAATGTCATACTTCAACACGCCCTTTATGCAATTTGCCTTGCCAGCTGTCCCGTGCTTCCAGTTCGGCATCGATGCCGTTCAGTACGTCCCACTTATTGGCGCTCCACATCGGTCCGATCATCAAATCAATTGGGCCGTCTCCGGTGATGCGCTGGACGACCATCTCTGGCGGCAGGACTTCCAGCTGATCCGCAACAAGCTGGATGTATTCCTGCTTGTCCAGAAATTCAACCATCCCTTTTTCGTATTGCTTCACCATCGGTGTGCCCTTCAGCAAATGAAGCAAATGAATCTTGATGCCTTGGACATCCAGTTTTGCAACTTCGCGCGCCGTTTCCATCATCATGCCGCGGTCTTCAAGCGGCAAGCCGTTGATGATGTGCGTGCAGACCCGGATGCCGTGTTTGCGGAGTTTCGCCACTCCTTCGACGTAAGCCTCATAGTCGTGGGCCCGGTTGACGAGCAGCGCAGTCCGTTCATGGACGGTCTGCAAGCCCAGCTCGACCCATAAGTACGTGCGTTCATTCAATTCCGCCAGGTATTCGACGACATCATCCGGCAGGCAGTCGGGGCGCGTCGCAATGCTTAAGCCGACGACGTTTTCCTGTCGCAATGCGGCTTCGAACTTTTCTTTAATGACCGGAAGGGGTGCGTGGGTATTCGTGTACGCCTGGAAATACGCCATGTATTTGCCGTCTTTCCACTTGCGGTGCATTTTCGTTCTGATTTTATCAAACTGGACAGCGACCGGATCGACCCGGTCGCCGGCAAAATCGCCGGATCCCGCTACACTGCAGAATGTGCAGCCGCCATGGGCAACGGTGCCGTCGCGGTTTGGACAGTCAAAGCCGGCATCAAGTGCGATTTTCATGATTTTCATGCCGAATTCGTCGCGCAAATGGCGGTTCCATGTATGGTAGCGTTTGCCGTCAGATGGAAAAGGCAAAGTAGAATTCATCTTAAAACAACTCCTCTGAAAAGTATTGTATCACGGGCGGAAAAGGAGCTACAACGCCTGAAAAATCTGATTTTACGGGACTCGAAATATTTCTCTTGTAGGAACGCATCAAAAAGAATACAATGACTTTTGGAATTGGAAGATGAGGAGAGATTAGAATGCCAAAACGCGTCTGGCTTTTGATTATCGGAATGCTCGTCAACGTGACGGGGAATTCGTTTTTGTGGCCTTTGACTACTATATATATGCACGACCATTTAGGAAAATCGTTGTCGCTTGCCGGGCTCGTATTAATGGCTAACGCAGGAGCAGCAGTGATCGGGAATTTGCTGGGCGGCGCGCTTTTTGACCGGTTCGGCGGCTATAAATCGATACTCGGCGGAATCATTGTCACCACGGTGGCTTTAGCCGCTTTGACTTTATGGCATGAGTTTTTGCCGTTTGTCATTTTTTACACCACTATAGGCTTTAGCAGCGGAATTGTGTTCCCGAGTATGTACGCGATGGTCGGCACCGTTTGGCCAGAAAGCGGGCGCAAAGCTTTCAACGCCATTTACTTGGCACAGAACGTGGGCGTAGCCATCGGGCCAGCAATGGCCGGAATACTCGCAGCTTATCGCTTTGACTATATATTTGCAGCAAATTTAGGAATGTACGTCCTGTTTTTCTTGATCGCCTTGTTCGGTTTCAAGTCGATGTCGATATCTCCAGTGTCGCATACGTCGGTGTTCAATGAAGGAAAGCGAATCCGCAAAAAAGCGCCGTTCAATGCGCTGATGATCGTTTCTGCCGGCTATCTGTTATGCTGGATCGGCTATGTGCAATGGCAATCCACAATTTCTACTTACACGCAGGAAATCGGCATTACGTTGACGCAGTATAGCCTGCTTTGGTCATTGAATGGCTTTTTGATTGTGGCGGGGCAGCCGTTCATCCGGCCGATCATGAAACGAATCGAAGACAATATCAAAAGCCAGCTCGTCATCGGCA is from Planococcus liqunii and encodes:
- a CDS encoding ABC transporter permease, with the translated sequence MKSLNQLAFRLFRENKFLVFTSVMSIAIAVSLVMTMALFAVNAKQTLQEDLRKMYGDMDLALVYSDDNPVEDEQELLQMVSKHPSTVAVSQALVTQTYIAPLGGEVYTLGIENDSIAKSRYKTSVDLTEDTVVITENLAASLKLSMGDQIEIEQDSFEIAEILKNAQGTGIAPDMVIFALERAKLFHNEELSYLKNETTALMVKTAEETDLIAMANEFKKIQPDLRVDIIEEDEAAKNNLNSLTLFIVILSLLILIVTAIMVISNFDLFIYKNKNQFAIMRALGAKTAQLAKITRIQSTMITVAGALLGLALAYAAEQFLQPSVGRWFSITLTQVSFAWEVAIPVLVASSLVIQLFLYIPVLKSSKILPLTILQENEELDFKHHGLRRVFIKILWISSLVSLAFGAILAMDENASAMLILLSGFLLLTGLFLALPMWLTSLLNVLIPVCEKFLSSNVLIAFQIIKPQVKKNSFVILSISVVMIIAVFGSVMLSTIKQNNTNYINEQFPTSVVITSRIHQSEIDPVKLSEEVRNQVQGSQVASVSTFGGGELFVEDGTMSFDYTLGDLQALESMKIVPELAEKNLAEAAIVSPVFAEKHKLKVGDTLETGIYSDEKQQAEYVATMVVSAVSDAVGNGEVLFDWQAKALNTPATNFNKAYVNAVDESVAKSSLETCILNS
- a CDS encoding FtsX-like permease family protein, coding for MFVQRWAIFILVLIILVVSVMAGVLNTLLNNILAKRKEFAVLRTIGVRPMGILKIIVTQISFYLLIGLVFGAFCGLVFSLIVSLIDYGRVAIDFPLMWGVAASMWFISLFIFIPVGWVMENKKISMEILSDNK
- a CDS encoding immunoglobulin-like domain-containing protein, with protein sequence MKKISMFLFVLVLAACHNEASVTTLTDPSPDQELHSSEAGLSLSLAEDTYDKSPSVIETTIKNESQQNYGFGEYYHIEVNKNGKWYIVTHSDAVFLKNKQFNDSGQLLLAGSEMQLTFFLNQLGVTLVPGEYRLVKTFLSQNEPFFEIAVAFPFTLE
- the sdhB gene encoding succinate dehydrogenase iron-sulfur subunit produces the protein MGEAAKTVIFEIERRNTPEGVPYWEKFELPYRMNMNVISALMEIRRNPVNMEGQKTTPVAWDMNCLEEVCGACSMVINGYARQSCTALVDQLEQPIRLQPMKKFPVIRDLIIDLSSMFDTLKRLKAWIPIDGTHDLGEGPRMPERKRQWAYELSKCMTCGVCLEACPNVNDKSDYIGAAPISQVRLMNAHPTGAMNKDERLNLLMGPGGIQECGMAQNCVEVCPKGIPLTTSISSMNRDTTVQMFRNFFGSDNMVE
- a CDS encoding cupin domain-containing protein yields the protein MTIKKLQDLQIYDDNKMTSNMVFNEEKSKIIAFNFLPGQAMSKHGHAHKNAYVFVIEGQGQCHLDDIDYAIEPGDIIHCDPHQKISVENTGASAMTVYVVQAEE
- a CDS encoding hexameric tyrosine-coordinated heme protein — its product is MSKESWLPTLKTDTPEEGYDLAVKLARKAVGMTQPDENVRKELRPVYANNADSLTFASQVVAINFQTVAAANNYWNE
- a CDS encoding class I SAM-dependent methyltransferase — protein: MTLQRVLPFTKSLLEQTVQLGDTVIDATAGNGHDTHFLAGLTGGNGKVFAFDIQQEAIDATRKRVEAFTHVELVHDSHAKIADYVSEPISAAVFNLGYLPKGDHNIITKAQSTLAAMEQCLSLLKEQGLLLVVIYSGHDGGSEERDAVMAFVQNLPQVSYDVLKYEFINQRHSPPFLVAIKKKKSKK
- a CDS encoding TIGR01212 family radical SAM protein (This family includes YhcC from E. coli K-12, an uncharacterized radical SAM protein.), translated to MNSTLPFPSDGKRYHTWNRHLRDEFGMKIMKIALDAGFDCPNRDGTVAHGGCTFCSVAGSGDFAGDRVDPVAVQFDKIRTKMHRKWKDGKYMAYFQAYTNTHAPLPVIKEKFEAALRQENVVGLSIATRPDCLPDDVVEYLAELNERTYLWVELGLQTVHERTALLVNRAHDYEAYVEGVAKLRKHGIRVCTHIINGLPLEDRGMMMETAREVAKLDVQGIKIHLLHLLKGTPMVKQYEKGMVEFLDKQEYIQLVADQLEVLPPEMVVQRITGDGPIDLMIGPMWSANKWDVLNGIDAELEARDSWQGKLHKGRVEV
- a CDS encoding MDR family MFS transporter, coding for MPKRVWLLIIGMLVNVTGNSFLWPLTTIYMHDHLGKSLSLAGLVLMANAGAAVIGNLLGGALFDRFGGYKSILGGIIVTTVALAALTLWHEFLPFVIFYTTIGFSSGIVFPSMYAMVGTVWPESGRKAFNAIYLAQNVGVAIGPAMAGILAAYRFDYIFAANLGMYVLFFLIALFGFKSMSISPVSHTSVFNEGKRIRKKAPFNALMIVSAGYLLCWIGYVQWQSTISTYTQEIGITLTQYSLLWSLNGFLIVAGQPFIRPIMKRIEDNIKSQLVIGMGIMIVSYVIVAFAQDFPMFVAAMVVLTIGEMFVWPAVPALADQLAPKGREGFYQGIVNSVATGGRMVGPLLGGVMVDVYGMPALFILVTVLIAIAIVTALLYDRPLKAEKAAELQETYN